A section of the Humulus lupulus chromosome 2, drHumLupu1.1, whole genome shotgun sequence genome encodes:
- the LOC133818693 gene encoding rRNA-processing protein fcf2-like → MSEIKAVVGLSWEPRLPNLSSAKGFACHATTNHQNQPESSVLWKPSSELVDGLFVPPNDPKKLNRILRKKIKDTAGNNWFDMPAPTITPELQKDLQLLKLRNVMDPKRHYKKGESKSNKYFQARTIIESPLDFFNGRLTKKERKTSLADELLSDRTLGAYRKRKVREIEEKNQPGGNQKWKIKGKHPKSRAKQRRH, encoded by the exons ATGTCAGAAATCAAGGCAGTGGTTGGCCTATCATGGGAGCCAAGGTTGCCCAACTTGTCATCTGCAAAGGGGTTTGCTTGTCATGCTACAACAAATCATCAAAATCAGCCTGAAAGCAGTGTACTTTGGAAACCCAGTTCGGAGCTTGTTGATGGGCTCTTTGTTCCACCAAATGACCCGAAGAAGTTAAACAGAATACtcagaaaaaaaatcaaagatacTGCTGGGAATAATTG GTTTGACATGCCGGCACCAACCATCACCCCAGAGCTACAAAAGGATCTTCAATTGCTTAAG TTGAGGAATGTGATGGATCCGAAAAGGCATTACAAGAAGGGGGAATCGAAGTCAAACAAGTATTTTCAGGCAA GAACAATCATAGAGTCGCCATTAGATTTCTTTAATGGTAGATTAACAAAGAAAGAGAGGAAGACATCTCTTGCAGATGAGCTGCTTTCTGATCGCACTCTTGGAGCTTACAG AAAGCGCAAGGTTcgagaaatagaagaaaaaaatcaaCCTGGTGGGAATCAAAAATGGAAGATAAAGGGAAAACACCCAAAGAGCCGAGCAAAACAAAGGAGACACTGA